The Hippoglossus hippoglossus isolate fHipHip1 chromosome 21, fHipHip1.pri, whole genome shotgun sequence genome contains a region encoding:
- the ift88 gene encoding intraflagellar transport protein 88 homolog isoform X6, which translates to MENVHLALEEEDLYSGYNDYNPTFDSEELENDAGFQQAVRTSHGRRPPMTAKFPGTAIGARPLGTSFGSRIPMTSSMGRPVTGAVQDGAARPMTAVRAAGYTSSLTRGSTFDPLGQSRGPAPSLEAKNEDTPEEKIKILEKKVNDLIEESCMAQSIGALQLSLEKAKEAGRKERALVRQREQTGNADHINLDLTYSVLLNLANQYENNEMYPEALNSYQVIVKNKMFNNAGRLKVNMANIYFKQKNYPKAIKFYRMALDQISNAHKEMRIKIMQNIGVVFVRMGQYSDAITSFEHIMSESPNIKTGFNLILCYYAIGDRERMKKAFQKLISVPLGIDDDDKYIPSNDDTSSNMVIEAIKNDKLHQMERDLKVLAEKYIMTAAKLIAPTIETSFATGFDWCVDMVKSSQYVELANDLEINKAITYLRQKDFNQAVETLKTFEKKDSRVKSAAATNLSFLHFLEKEYEQAERYADLAMTADRYNPAALINKGNTLFVKQDYEKAAEFYKEALRNDSSCTEALYNLGLSYKKLNRLEEALDCFLKLHAILRNSAQVMYQLAHLYELLEDSQQAIEWLMQVISVTPTDPQALAKLGELHDGEGDKSQAFQYYYDSFRYFPSNIDVIEWLGAYYIETQFCEKAIQYFERATLIQPTQVKWQLMVASCYRRSGNYQKALETYKDIHHKFPENVECLRFLVRLCTDMGLNEVQEYATKLKKVEKMKEMREQRVKSGREGSARGRREGREGSGGSADSSHSSNSTKGERLSARMRSLPASNEPYEANSPKELDASYVDPLGPQMERPKTGAKKRVEDDDFADEELGDDLLPE; encoded by the exons atgGAAAACGTGCATctggctctggaggaggaggacctcTACTCCGGGTACAACGACTACAATCCAACATTTGACTCCGAG GAGTTGGAGAATGATGCAGGCTTCCAGCAAGCAGTGAGGACCAGTCATGGAAGAAGACCCCCG ATGACTGCCAAATTTCCCGGCACCGCCATTGGAGCTCGGCCTTTAGGGACTTCATTTGGA tCTCGGATCCCTATGACATCTTCAATGGGCAGACCTGTGACTGGAGCTGTGCAG GACGGAGCCGCCCGACCAATGACTGCTGTAAGAGCCGCAGGTTACACCTCCTCCCTGACCCGTG GCTCAACTTTTGACCCTCTGGGACAGTCCAGAGGCCCCGCCCCTTCACTAGAAGCCAAGAATGAGGATAC GCCTGAGGAGAAGATCAAGATCCTGGAGAAGAAAGTGAATGACTTGATAGAAGAGAGCTGCATGGCACAGAGCATTGGAGCCTTACAACTG TCTCTTGAAAAAGCCAAGGAggcagggaggaaggagagagcaCTGGTGAGACAGAGGGAACAGACTGGAAATGCTGACCACATCAATTTAGACCTCACCTACTCG GTTTTGCTCAACCTTGCCAACCAGTATGAGAACAATGAAATGTACCCCGAGGCCCTAAACAGCTACCAGGTCATTGTGAAGAACAAGATGTTCAATAATGCAG GCCGACTAAAGGTCAACATGGCCAACATCtacttcaaacagaaaaactacCCCAAAGCCATCAAGTTCTACAGAATGGCGCTGGATCAGATCTCCAACGCTCACAAAGAAATGAGGATCAAGATCATGCAGAACATCGGCGTGGTCTTTGTTCGCATGGGTCAGTACTCGGATGCCATTACATCGTTCGAACACATCATGAGCGAGAGCCCCAACATTAAGACGGGCTTCAACCTCATCCTGTGCTACTACGCCATCGGTGAcagggagaggatgaagaaggcCTTTCAGAAGCTCATTTCGGTCCCTCTGGGCATCGATGATGACGACAAATACATCCCATCTAAT GATGACACCAGTTCCAATATGGTCATCGAGGCCATTAAGAATGACAAGCTTCACCAGATGGAGAGAGATCT AAAAGTCCTGGCTGAGAAATACATCATGACTGCAGCCAAACTCATCGCTCCGACTATTGAGACCTCCTTTGCCACTGGATTTGACTG gtgtgtggaCATGGTGAAAAGTTCTCAGTACGTCGAGCTAGCCAACGATCTTGAGATCAACAAAGCCATCACCTATCTCAGGCAGAAGGACTTCAACCAG GCAGTTGAAACCCTGAAAACATTTGAGAAGAAGGACAGCAGAGTGAAGAGCGCTGCAGCCACCAACCTTTCTTTCCTTCACTTCCTG GAGAAGGAATATGAGCAGGCTGAGCGCTACGCTGACCTCGCCATGACCGCCGATCGCTACAATCCAGCAGCACTAATCAACAAGGGCAACACCCTGTTCGTCAAACAGGACTATGAGAAGGCTGCAGAGTTCTACAAAGAAGCGCTGAGGAACGACTCCTCCTGCACCGAGGCCCTCTACAACCTGG GTCTATCCTACAAAAAACTGAATCGCCTGGAGGAGGCTCTGGACTGCTTCCTGAAGCTCCATGCCATTCTGAGGAACAGTGCCCAGGTCATGTACCAGCTGGCTCATCT CTATGAGCTTCTGGAGGATTCCCAACAGGCCATCGAGTGGTTGATGCAGGTCATCAGTGTAACTCCCACAGACCCACAGGCACTGGCCAAGCTGGGGGAGCTGCACGATGGCGAGGGGGACAAGTCCCAGGCCTTTCAGTACTACTATGAT TCTTTCAGATACTTCCCCTCCAACATCGATGTGATTGAGTGGCTCGGGGCGTATTACATCGAGACTCAGTTTTGTGAAAAAGCCATTCAGTACTTTGAAAGAGCCACACTCATTCA ACCAACCCAGGTGAAGTGGCAGCTAATGGTGGCAAGCTGCTACAGAAGAAGTG GAAACTACCAGAAAGCTCTGGAAACATATAAAGACATCCACCACAAGTTTCCAGAAAATGTGGAAT gtcTGCGTTTCCTGGTGAGGCTGTGCACGGACATGGGACTGAATGAAGTTCAAGAATACGCCACCAAGCTGAAGAAGGtggagaagatgaaggagatgagagAACAG agagtGAAGTCGGGCAGAGAGGGAAGCGCCAGAGGTCGGAGAGAAGGCAGAGAGGGCAGCGGTGGGAGTGCCG acAGCAGCCACAGTAGCAACAGCACTAAGGGAGAGCGGCTGAGCGCCAGGATGaggtcacttcctgcctccaaCGAGCCCTACGAGGCCAACAGCCCAAAAGAACTGG ATGCGTCCTACGTGGATCCACTGGGGCCTCAGATGGAGAGGCCGAAGACGGGGGCCAAGAAGCGAGTGGAGGATGACGACTTCGCGGATGAAGAGCTGGGAGACGACCTGCTGCCCGAGTAG
- the ift88 gene encoding intraflagellar transport protein 88 homolog isoform X2 — MENVHLALEEEDLYSGYNDYNPTFDSEELENDAGFQQAVRTSHGRRPPMTAKFPGTAIGARPLGTSFGSRIPMTSSMGRPVTGAVQDGAARPMTAVRAAGYTSSLTRGSTFDPLGQSRGPAPSLEAKNEDTPEEKIKILEKKVNDLIEESCMAQSIGALQLSLEKAKEAGRKERALVRQREQTGNADHINLDLTYSVLLNLANQYENNEMYPEALNSYQVIVKNKMFNNAGRLKVNMANIYFKQKNYPKAIKFYRMALDQISNAHKEMRIKIMQNIGVVFVRMGQYSDAITSFEHIMSESPNIKTGFNLILCYYAIGDRERMKKAFQKLISVPLGIDDDDKYIPSNDDTSSNMVIEAIKNDKLHQMERDLKVLAEKYIMTAAKLIAPTIETSFATGFDWCVDMVKSSQYVELANDLEINKAITYLRQKDFNQAVETLKTFEKKDSRVKSAAATNLSFLHFLEKEYEQAERYADLAMTADRYNPAALINKGNTLFVKQDYEKAAEFYKEALRNDSSCTEALYNLGLSYKKLNRLEEALDCFLKLHAILRNSAQVMYQLAHLYELLEDSQQAIEWLMQVISVTPTDPQALAKLGELHDGEGDKSQAFQYYYDSFRYFPSNIDVIEWLGAYYIETQFCEKAIQYFERATLIQPTQVKWQLMVASCYRRSGNYQKALETYKDIHHKFPENVECLRFLVRLCTDMGLNEVQEYATKLKKVEKMKEMREQRVKSGREGSARGRREGREGSGGSAEDVKAVAQSESKQLSPLLDSGKDSSHSSNSTKGERLSARMRSLPASNEPYEANSPKELDASYVDPLGPQMERPKTGAKKRVEDDDFADEELGDDLLPE; from the exons atgGAAAACGTGCATctggctctggaggaggaggacctcTACTCCGGGTACAACGACTACAATCCAACATTTGACTCCGAG GAGTTGGAGAATGATGCAGGCTTCCAGCAAGCAGTGAGGACCAGTCATGGAAGAAGACCCCCG ATGACTGCCAAATTTCCCGGCACCGCCATTGGAGCTCGGCCTTTAGGGACTTCATTTGGA tCTCGGATCCCTATGACATCTTCAATGGGCAGACCTGTGACTGGAGCTGTGCAG GACGGAGCCGCCCGACCAATGACTGCTGTAAGAGCCGCAGGTTACACCTCCTCCCTGACCCGTG GCTCAACTTTTGACCCTCTGGGACAGTCCAGAGGCCCCGCCCCTTCACTAGAAGCCAAGAATGAGGATAC GCCTGAGGAGAAGATCAAGATCCTGGAGAAGAAAGTGAATGACTTGATAGAAGAGAGCTGCATGGCACAGAGCATTGGAGCCTTACAACTG TCTCTTGAAAAAGCCAAGGAggcagggaggaaggagagagcaCTGGTGAGACAGAGGGAACAGACTGGAAATGCTGACCACATCAATTTAGACCTCACCTACTCG GTTTTGCTCAACCTTGCCAACCAGTATGAGAACAATGAAATGTACCCCGAGGCCCTAAACAGCTACCAGGTCATTGTGAAGAACAAGATGTTCAATAATGCAG GCCGACTAAAGGTCAACATGGCCAACATCtacttcaaacagaaaaactacCCCAAAGCCATCAAGTTCTACAGAATGGCGCTGGATCAGATCTCCAACGCTCACAAAGAAATGAGGATCAAGATCATGCAGAACATCGGCGTGGTCTTTGTTCGCATGGGTCAGTACTCGGATGCCATTACATCGTTCGAACACATCATGAGCGAGAGCCCCAACATTAAGACGGGCTTCAACCTCATCCTGTGCTACTACGCCATCGGTGAcagggagaggatgaagaaggcCTTTCAGAAGCTCATTTCGGTCCCTCTGGGCATCGATGATGACGACAAATACATCCCATCTAAT GATGACACCAGTTCCAATATGGTCATCGAGGCCATTAAGAATGACAAGCTTCACCAGATGGAGAGAGATCT AAAAGTCCTGGCTGAGAAATACATCATGACTGCAGCCAAACTCATCGCTCCGACTATTGAGACCTCCTTTGCCACTGGATTTGACTG gtgtgtggaCATGGTGAAAAGTTCTCAGTACGTCGAGCTAGCCAACGATCTTGAGATCAACAAAGCCATCACCTATCTCAGGCAGAAGGACTTCAACCAG GCAGTTGAAACCCTGAAAACATTTGAGAAGAAGGACAGCAGAGTGAAGAGCGCTGCAGCCACCAACCTTTCTTTCCTTCACTTCCTG GAGAAGGAATATGAGCAGGCTGAGCGCTACGCTGACCTCGCCATGACCGCCGATCGCTACAATCCAGCAGCACTAATCAACAAGGGCAACACCCTGTTCGTCAAACAGGACTATGAGAAGGCTGCAGAGTTCTACAAAGAAGCGCTGAGGAACGACTCCTCCTGCACCGAGGCCCTCTACAACCTGG GTCTATCCTACAAAAAACTGAATCGCCTGGAGGAGGCTCTGGACTGCTTCCTGAAGCTCCATGCCATTCTGAGGAACAGTGCCCAGGTCATGTACCAGCTGGCTCATCT CTATGAGCTTCTGGAGGATTCCCAACAGGCCATCGAGTGGTTGATGCAGGTCATCAGTGTAACTCCCACAGACCCACAGGCACTGGCCAAGCTGGGGGAGCTGCACGATGGCGAGGGGGACAAGTCCCAGGCCTTTCAGTACTACTATGAT TCTTTCAGATACTTCCCCTCCAACATCGATGTGATTGAGTGGCTCGGGGCGTATTACATCGAGACTCAGTTTTGTGAAAAAGCCATTCAGTACTTTGAAAGAGCCACACTCATTCA ACCAACCCAGGTGAAGTGGCAGCTAATGGTGGCAAGCTGCTACAGAAGAAGTG GAAACTACCAGAAAGCTCTGGAAACATATAAAGACATCCACCACAAGTTTCCAGAAAATGTGGAAT gtcTGCGTTTCCTGGTGAGGCTGTGCACGGACATGGGACTGAATGAAGTTCAAGAATACGCCACCAAGCTGAAGAAGGtggagaagatgaaggagatgagagAACAG agagtGAAGTCGGGCAGAGAGGGAAGCGCCAGAGGTCGGAGAGAAGGCAGAGAGGGCAGCGGTGGGAGTGCCG AGGACGTCAAAGCAG TTGCTCAGTCTGAGTCTAAACAACTCAGTCCACTGTTGGACTCAGGGAAAG acAGCAGCCACAGTAGCAACAGCACTAAGGGAGAGCGGCTGAGCGCCAGGATGaggtcacttcctgcctccaaCGAGCCCTACGAGGCCAACAGCCCAAAAGAACTGG ATGCGTCCTACGTGGATCCACTGGGGCCTCAGATGGAGAGGCCGAAGACGGGGGCCAAGAAGCGAGTGGAGGATGACGACTTCGCGGATGAAGAGCTGGGAGACGACCTGCTGCCCGAGTAG